The sequence atTTGGGCTCTCTAACTTCCGGAGAATACATGTGAACTGTTTACTAATTTGAGTATCGAAGTGTCTGTGCTACACAACTCTCGACGCCTTTAATGTTTGTTTGTGACATCGATGACAACCCACTACGAGACTGTTTGTGAAACCGCATATGAGACCATGCACGAGCCCATCGTCTATGGCTACGTTGGCCCATCTCCATCTACTACTCTCCGAGCCCATTTACGAGCCAGTCAGATGATATATCTTGCTAAATCATAGCAATGATTCGGTAAAACATGGATGGATCCTTCGGAAAACATAAGGATCGATCCCAATTATGCTAACATGGTCGAAGAAAGAGAGTGTTACTCAAGAGTATAACACGGCATGTCTCCcattaaatacattatactacATGTATTTCATAGTAAAACATGATTCTCTTACATTGGAAGACAAAAGATATGAAATCTCTTCATGTCGCATGATAACAAAGGGTTACTACTCACACTCTAAAGTTACATGGACAAAAGAAGTAGGTAATTTTTCAGACAAATACATTACAATTTTTcctaatattattataaaaaaaaaatcacttttacCTCTTTAACAAACATTATTGTAAATGTTTACATGCGTTTGTTAGTTATCCATATGTGGCATCATCCATTGAGGCATTACTGTATTAGATGATGGAATTTGCTGGTTTGGAGTTGCTTCATTGCCTCCATTGCTGGTGTTCTCTCCCACAGATTGGTAAATGTCACTGCATCAgatagataaatatatatatatccgcGTAAATATTCGGGTACTTTTCTGATCGAAACATGACGAAAATGTTTATAATCTTTAGGTGTATGAAATGCATAAAACAAGATCAGCAAAATATCCTCTAATTAATTATgcttgggaaaaaaaaaagtttacactaaaaaaatttattgaatgaaATCATATTTGCATACCTGATCATATTCATGGAGCTCAAAGGTTGTGTTAAGCCGAAAGAGGGTGAGTTTAGCTCATGGTTTTGTACCTGTTCCCACTGATTCATGGCTGGTTCTTTTTCCTTCTCTTTCAGCTGTAGGAGTATTCAAAATGTTGATATAAATTAAGACATTTTTGTGTTTCCGAGCAGTGAATTGACCGATAACATAAACAAAATTGAAAACACGGgatcaaaatatataaatgaaaaatattcCAAAAGCTGTTTTCTAATATTATTTGCGTTACCTTTTTTGCGAGCAAGTTGTTTTGCTCCTGCAGGGCTTTGTCCTGCAACAAAAAGAAAGATTTTACAcctcataatataatataaggactaaaatgaaaaaaaaatactagTTATTGGACTAAATTGAGAATTGATTGGTAACATgactaattaaattaaaaataaaaaatatttttttggtctATTAACTTGTCCACGCTTTGATTTCGgtctattaatttttcaaattttggttttggtacactaacttttaattttcagtgattttggtccaactgcacaCGTGTAAGGTGGACATTGGCCCACGTCTGTATTTTTCGGGTGATGTGTGTCAATGTCCAACTGACACATATGCAGTTTgaccaaaataattgaaaattaaaagttagtgtaccaaaaccaaaatttgaaaagttaatggaccaaaccAAAACATGAACAATTTAATAGAACTAAAAAATATTCTCTcaattaaaaatgataaatatGCAAGCTTTACATGAACAAAAATTTTGTTCTCCTGATAATATTTCACTCACCATTTAAAGATAAATTGGGGAAGGTGCCAAGACCCTAGGATCATGTAGCACAAAtttgtaaattatatttttaaaagagttgcttgaaaaaactaatttttaatcatattttggataaatttaaatcaaatagCAACTATATATCAAAACTAaaattgattaaaattttcggagTGAAATTGCACCAACTCAACAATCCTCAACATAGAGTTGCAAAGGAGCAAATgtatacatttttattttgtaACATATCcttatcataatttttttttatagtttaTAGTTTAtactttaatatttaattttagcaatataTTATATCAGTTGCATGCAGTTATTAGTCATTACCttgataaaattatttttttgaatggaATCGGCCAAGTTAATAGAGAATTCGGAAGGATATTAATTAGTAAATTATAAAGATAATAATGAGTAATAAAAACGCATGTATCATGATATATACAAATCTATTCGTTACCAAAAGATACTCATATAATCAATATATAGTCGAGAAAATATTAAAGATTACGTGAATTAAACAGGAAAATTACATTTTTGATATTGTAATTTGTTTGTTATTTGTTATTAATTTATCATGTTCAAGATCAATTCAGTCTTAGTCCGGCTAACTTATACTTTTTTTCAATGTTAATAATTATTCATCGGAGTGTTGACCTTCTTCAATGTTCGTTGTCATGTCAGCAATTTCAGAGGCTATGTAAACACTTTACACTTCGATGAAATAAAACTTAAATCCAAAAAGTGCAAATTAGTAGTCATCCAAATTACAATGTAAATTTCCcgaattaaatattaaagatCAGAGTGCTTACCTTTTTCTGAAGTTCAGAAATTGATTCATGCATAAGTTGATGCTGCATCATGCATGCATGAGAACAGACTCAAAATTAAGtaacatcattaattaattacattATTGTCTATGAAAAATAATGAATAATAACGTGACAATCAGATGCTTATATTTTCATAGTTTAGAGTACATTTATATTTTCTTTTCAGTGGGTATATATTTccattataaacataaatcccAATGTTATTATTTCATCTCTTTATGCTGAGAAAtattaaactttttttaaaaataaataaataaataaataaatattaacttCTAATTTGGTAATCTAAGGAAAATTTTTGGCTCCGATAGCATCGCAAGAGAAGTTTTTTTAGCAAAATGTATATCGGTTATTTCGTCATAAAAATTTATGCGCGATACCTTGCGAGTGCGAATATGTTTAAGCGAAGTATCGAGCTGATGTTCCAAGCTTTGAAGCTCTTTCAGACGAAGCGAATCCAGATCCTCTCCCATATAATGCCTGGAAATTAAATTCAagttcattatttatttaaatttacatATTTCAAAAAAACAACTCATTAAGATTAAaagataattatttaaaataaaataatcttatatATTCACCTTTGGTTTCTTTGCAAAACCTCCATTCTGGCCTTGAGCTTTGCATATTCAAGACTCCAGCTTCCctattcaaaaatttatttgcattattacaattattattatttttgaaagtttTATTACAATTAATTTAGTTGATTTGCTGAAAATTCTTACTTAGTTTCCGTACCAAAATTATTTCTTATGCTAGGACTTAAGATTAAAGTTCTAATTCTGATTACAATAATAGCACCACATTCATGAAGATTATAAAAGCAAATATTtagaatgtttttttaaaaaaaaatctatatataaatatatatataaacaaaacgAGGACAGCAAGTTACATATATAAAAAGTCCCagaaatacataaaataaatttgaaaaattgttttttttagtcTTATATGTAATTTGCTTCTTGTGATTTTAATTAGTCCTCTATCTttgttattttgaaaattttagtcattttttgaCTTAACATAAACAAAGAATCAATGCGGTACTGATGTGATAATGACGTGTGCGGTATCACGTCAGCACTCCTAGAAAAATAACTAACATTGTAAAAAGTGAAAAAcattacaaaacaaaaaataaaatttgataaaataaatgACCAATATGGTAAAAAGACAAAACAAACTATATATACCGGTGATTCAAGGTTGGGCGAAGTCAGCTTTCTTTCAGCATAGGAATATTGCTCATATCGTTCGAGAATCCTTTCCATGCTACATCAAATAACAATTTAGTACTATTACAGAAATAATATAGAATAAATTAATTTCgagacatatatataaataaattagatATGGGAATTATGATATATAATTACTGCAGACTTTTTATTaagatataatataatataatgctTGGTTTGCATGAATTGGAGAATTCAAGAAAAATGAGACGTGTTTGAAGGTTTAAAAATCTGGGACGAAATtttaacattattattattattattattattattattattattattattattattattattattattattatttgttttgCATGGCTGTACGAAAAGCATTGttaatcaaaatctcaaaatccctAGAAACTTGAAGAATGAAAATAATATAtgtattcatatatatacatacaaaaaaaaatgataaatgtttcaaaatcatcaacacatgaAATATCAAcagatatataaaaaaaaaaactgaaaaaaaaagtcaagaaaatcaaacatacgatacccattttttttaaaataaaaataaaaattcaacagaAAAGAAAAATTACAGAAGTACGTACGATGATCATCaatcatcatatatatatatatatatatatatatatatatatataaatcatattCGATCCTATGAAAAATCtccctcaaaaaaaaaaagatctcTTTTTTTCCCCCAGATTAACCTAGCTATCACCTTCAGCAGTACAGAAACACAAAACTCCAACAGATCAAATTAAGAACCCAcaaaatttatatacatatatatagagagagagataCCATGAATCAGTAGCATATTCGAAGAGCTTTCCTTTGGTGGAGAAGACGATCAAGCCAACGTCAGCATCACAAAGAACAGAGATTTCATGGGCTTTCTTCAAAAGGCCCGATCTTCTCTTGGAGAAGGTCACTTGTCTGTTGATCTTGTTCTCTATTCGCTTCAGCTGCACTCTTCCTCTccccatttttctttttttttttcacagcCCAAGAAACTGGATTACTAATCCGAtcgattatatatatacactcgttaaatatatatatatgtggtgGGTTTctatatttacatatatatatttgcagTCCGTTTGGCGAACCAGTCGAATACTCTATATGGTAAACAGTAGTGAGGATCTTTATAAAAGGGGTAATTTCGATGAAGGGTCCAAAAGCGGTTTCAGATGTGGGAATGAGCGGTTTCGCTAAACCACCCTGGTTTCGTCAAATTGGTTGTCGATTTGTAATTGGTTGGATTTATGGGAGATTTTCTGgcactttttttttctttttcacacGTGCGTCACTTATTATtcttaatataataataataataataataatacatatttTCTATCTTTCCATGCGAAACTATAATTTTGATcatttatgtttgtcactttgcgattttggtcctctgtgtttttatatttcagttttagtcctgtatgtttcaatttttggcaatttaagtcttttttcttcgaaaatacTTACGTGAAACTATACACGTCACCTCCACATCAgcattttaataaataattggTTGGATTTATGGGAGATTTTCTtgcactttatttttttttcattttcacaCGTGCGTcacttattatttttaatataataataataataaatattttcatctttCCAATTATATAACTCacgattttttttgtttgtctcacatatatagtcatatatcatatttaataatatttttatattttttttactaatatatccCTATTAACTataccttgaaaattgtgcaatcattttttaatacattaaatagggataaaatagaaagtttgtataaaatttgtttttccaatgatttttttaatttgtgtgAAAAAAGTAGGACTATATAATCGAGACGGAGGATATGTAtatctattattattaataaagcAAGAGTAGATTATACTAactattttttgtatttttaagtattttgacAAAATTGCATGTCCTTCTTTCAAAATTATAATTACATGCATTGCTAACTAAAATATAAGTAAAAACATTAAATACACATACCTAAATTAGTTTTAAAATTCCACATGTCCACTTCTAAATTCATACACATACGTGCATATCTACTAACATACCTACTAACTTATAacttcgaattttttttatagtttatAGTATTTGTTCTTTAAAATAGAGTGCATGATTGTCTAAAAAATTTAACAtattaagattttaaaaataatatatattttaatttaaaaaaatatacacgcaacgcgtgtgcttcgtggttaatatatataaaaagaggatatatttaatttaaatctctaatgtGTACACATTCGATTACACAATGTGTTTGAAGTTACCAAACTGTCTCAATAAGAATATATTGaatgtgtacatgtagcataaCTCAACCGGAAAATGTGTTTGCACTCTCTAGATGATTCTATGGTAGCACACTGGCACTAAAGAAAATAACTGCACTTCTTGGACTTTCATTGCATATATTTTCACATGTGAAAATTGATAGacattgaaaaataatattaatttatgtGGTTTGaattatctttttattttgtctTTTTCATTTTTCGTTTTTACTGTTAATAGTCTGTTTGGTGCattaattgttattaaattGACTACTGAAACATCGTACTCATGATAATTTCGAAATTAAATGACTGATTTAATGATCCTTCGTTAATTAAtagttaattaaattattaaagcGTTAATTTTTTTGATTGGGCAGCATACGcggattaaattaattattcacTTATACTCTATAAAAGTCAAAGTTTAGGGTGGGTCGATACAGAAGTGCATCGACTCTCGATACAAAGGATATATGTGGGCCACGTGTATTTTGTTTTCGAGATAATTGTAAAGAAGTTATTAAACTTATAAGTTGCGAAGAAATGAAGGAAAAATCGAAGTGAGTATCTTTAGTTGAGAAAAGTGAAAAAAGAAAACCaagaaaaaaacttaaaatcattaatttttaataaataaatgattataaaacttttttttaacaAGATAAATTTCGTAGAAGCGAAATCTCCGTACCAATGGTTTCGAGAgttcaattaaataaaataaatattgatgtagaattttagttaaaaaatacacaaaaatgatttttttagacataaaccaaaaattaatttttttaatgattgcAAACTAATTCTTAAATCTTTTCTTACCTTTGATAATGTTCTTGTTTGATTGTTATTATTTAAAGATGATAGGTTGTTATCAATATTCTATGTTTTGTTGGTGATGATATTTGATTCAACTTTGTAAGTTATTTTGCAATTTTAACCAGAACCTATACGTGGATTTATCTTTTTAGATATGAGACCAGAATTTTAGTTGATGATCTGTCTCGTTTTTATTGGAGACCATTTTAGTTTTAACTCACTGGTATTTCatatatatgtaatttatgAGCTAAGAAGAATTGATCCCAACTTAAGAAATTATGTTTTAAATATAGTTTTTTTCCCGTTGAAATttgttattaattatatatttgaaacttACGTACCttcaatatatatatctatatatatatatatataaaactttGGCGTTCTAGATACTTCTGAATATTAAGTGATTTACCTTGAATTAAtagtttataattttaaaacttttatcaTATAACGAACTTCctattttatctttatttaattcatcACAAATAATGGTTGCACGTTTTCTAAGACTTATTTGACAAGTGTACATTAGTACAAACAAGAAAAAAATgcaattaaatattaaagcaGATTATATATTTGTGATTATCGAAAAACAAATGAAACATATATAATTGAGACAGATGAAgtacaataaatactaaaacaccatctatattttaaattttgaagtaATTACATGATTATTCATTTCGAAAAAAGTTCCGCACCCCCTAACAAATGTCAAGCTCCATCGCTCCTAATTTGTATAAGTAGAGAGTAGTACGCAAGAGGTTGAACTATATTATAAATCGAacgaaatatttaaaaaattagtaaAATTTTGACAgttaaatgatatatatatatatctaatccCAGTTTGGTAAATACGAGTATTTTGAGTGTTCTTGAAGGGTTTTGAAGATGGTACATTTGATCATTAAATTGGACAGACTTTGTATTAATAATTTCACAAGCACTCATTTTCAAACTTAATTATTGTGGGCTAGCGCTCTAGGGGGATAAAGGACGATTCACGTTTCATACATAAGTTTCATaagtaaaaacaaaaattttaaatttttttctagaaacctaatttcatattttaaaaaattttatgtttttttttattgtgatcATAGCTGCAACCGCTATCTTTAATAAGCACATAGTAAATGCTTGAAGTAAAGCAGTAAACTGCAAATCACTCGTGACCAAATAAAATGATCAATATATTCACAACATTTGGTGGTGGGATAGATTTTTAGAATTGATATCATTAGTGGAATCGTATTGCAATGTGGCTTAGCAAGCTAGTGTTTTTAGCACATCGGAATATATCACCCCAAACCTAAAAATTAGACAAGTAATCATTTTTCGAatggttttcatttttcaaaGATATTGGAttgtattataaaaaaataaaaaaaagtggGGGCTAATTCGGATTTTCATATTAAGAAGTTGGCCAAAATGTTGATAATTGAATGATGATTTCGGTTATTTGAATCCGAATTAGGGTAAAAATTTAGAGTTGAGGAAACTGTAAAGTTAGTGATCGATGTTATGCACATCTTCGATCATAATAGTAAAGTTAGTTTTATTTTCATATGTTGAATTTTCATTCCATATATGTTTCATCGTCATCTTCAAATTAATTGAAACGACTTGACAAAATTGAAAACATGCACGATCCAATGTTACAATTTTTGTTTCTTTAGATCAAACTTTATCTTGTCATTTCGTTAATTACAGACTTCTTAATTTTTagaaacattttatgaatttcaatcGTTGTACACACGCATGCCTTTGATTAACACTATTTCGGTtcgaatgaaaaatattttaagcgttttaatatttttttaatcatgtttacatTTTTTAATCATCttctttaatattatatatgagATTGTTGCGTGAGCCGATGGCTAGCTCATCTGACATCAAAGTTCTAAGTTTTAGACGAGATTTTGAGTTCGAGacacaattaaaataatctctcaaccaaaaaaaatgaaaaataaaataaagaaagaaattgTTGTTTGCGTCAATTCCTAGTATACATAACATAGTGTGTAAATATAGGTGCGTACGCCTGATGCAAATCAGAACAAGCAATTAGACTAACATACAGATAGGACAAGATTATTGTATTTCAGTCAATAATCTCGTGTTCCaaaattttaacattttatGAAAAAGTGCTCATGACAACGTCTTGACTTTAAATACCTAACATCCAGctttcttattttaaataacacaATAATTCATTAGTTCAAAATTTATTCAATGTGCATTAGTGACGGTGGGTTCTCACGTCATGAAAATAACACAACAATTCACGAGAAACAATACGACGAGTCAATTTAATGAAACAAATCTATTCATCCCGACTCTTGAAGAAACATTACTCTCTatacaaaaaatattacttttcattGTAAATATGGATCAGATCGATCTATTTCTCATATTTTAATACGGGACCATATCACATGAGACCGGTTGTCTGTTGATGGTTATACACATTGAGACCTCGAACATGGATAATAATTTAGAtaggggtggaatagggtcgggATCCGTTCCGTAACCCTCCTACCCAACTCCTGTCTCGAAAAGAATCGAAAAACTTTCTATCTCTCGATCCTGTACTCGACACATGTCGGGACCCGAATATTCGAGATCCTGTCGGATAGGGAGAGAAAATCctgattttttttcatattcgagatttcgttcaaaaaaacaaagaaaatcatgtgattatttcataaaaatgttatttataaaattatatttctaaataaaaaataaatgtttaacttaaaacatataatattaaaatattccgGATAATGCTTCAACGTTTTGGTAAGAAGAAGTGCATCGggtaattattaataaaatattcagaTACAATtagtaaataaattttgttaaatagataGTCTAATTGATCTCTTCTTCTACATATTTGTTCGAATTAGATAATAATagatatgaattaattaaattattaattaatttatttaaaaaaataaacaataataaaatgtcATTTCGTGATTTCACGATTCGATCgttccaacaataaaaattatgcgaattaaatccataattaattgttatatgagttgaaacataataatatttagcttcatatattaataaaatttttaataaaatatattattatattatttcgggaaGGGTGAGAATCTCGtcggaataatttttttttttttgccgatccctctcccgatattaatcgggatgagaaaaatcccaaaaattcgGGTCGAGAAAATATCGGGTGTGATTTTTTCGAGACGAAAATAAGATTTGAGAAGGATCGAGAtttcgaaaatttttgaaaCCTTAAATTTAGATAGCTACACGTGAGACCTCGAATTTGGACAATAATTTGGATAGATATTACAAAACTTATATGCAATTGCAAACCTCGAGATTTGAATCAATTTCTCAGGTACGAGAGACCAACATGGGTTTAGTACTTGTCGCTCGCAGGGTACTACCTTGCGGGTGATGTGTAACCCCATGATAGGTCAAAATTAGTGGATCTCACGTGGGGCCCACTAATTTTAATCAATCATAAACCGCCACGTGAGCACTACCCTGCAGGTCAACATGATCTATTGATAACATACTCgcttataaattataattataaacatTCTTTCATTTTTTCGTAAAGTGTATGCGCCTCTCGTAAAATACGATACGCCAACGGGATCTGATGATAACATTATTTATAGTAGCCGAATTCTTGTCTTCGATTTAACAAGAGGATCCCTTAAATATATGAAATG comes from Henckelia pumila isolate YLH828 chromosome 4, ASM3356847v2, whole genome shotgun sequence and encodes:
- the LOC140860013 gene encoding agamous-like MADS-box protein AGL8 homolog isoform X2, which codes for MGRGRVQLKRIENKINRQVTFSKRRSGLLKKAHEISVLCDADVGLIVFSTKGKLFEYATDSCMERILERYEQYSYAERKLTSPNLESPGSWSLEYAKLKARMEVLQRNQRHYMGEDLDSLRLKELQSLEHQLDTSLKHIRTRKDKALQEQNNLLAKKLKEKEKEPAMNQWEQVQNHELNSPSFGLTQPLSSMNMISDIYQSVGENTSNGGNEATPNQQIPSSNTVMPQWMMPHMDN
- the LOC140860013 gene encoding agamous-like MADS-box protein AGL8 homolog isoform X1 — protein: MGRGRVQLKRIENKINRQVTFSKRRSGLLKKAHEISVLCDADVGLIVFSTKGKLFEYATDSCMERILERYEQYSYAERKLTSPNLESPGSWSLEYAKLKARMEVLQRNQRHYMGEDLDSLRLKELQSLEHQLDTSLKHIRTRKHQLMHESISELQKKDKALQEQNNLLAKKLKEKEKEPAMNQWEQVQNHELNSPSFGLTQPLSSMNMISDIYQSVGENTSNGGNEATPNQQIPSSNTVMPQWMMPHMDN